A genomic region of Scyliorhinus canicula chromosome 4, sScyCan1.1, whole genome shotgun sequence contains the following coding sequences:
- the lhx4 gene encoding LIM/homeobox protein Lhx4 isoform X2: MLHCCRRFGTKCAACQQGIPPTQVVRKAQDFVYHLHCFSCIMCNRQLATGDEFYLMEDSRLVCKEDYETAKQNDADAEAGAKRPRTTITAKQLETLKNAYKTSPKPARHVREQLSSETGLDMRVVQVWFQNRRAKEKRLKKDAGRHRWGQYYKNVKRSRGGAKNGKESSVEEGGLSDSELSFRDDQILSELGHTNGIYSGVSEMTGRQLLNGSFTVDGIGQQYHDLRASSPYGIPQSPSSIASAPSHTPLLNSLGYIDNNLGIIAQGGQGMSHALRMMTGGPTSDISTGSSAGYPDFPTSPASWLDDMDHPQF; encoded by the exons ATGCTGCACTGCTGCAG ACGCTTTGGGACAAAATGTGCAGCCTGCCAGCAGGGTATCCCCCCAACccaggtggtgaggaaagctcAGGACTTTGTTTATCACCTTCACTGCTTTTCTTGCATCATGTGTAACCGGCAGCTGGCTACAGGGGATGAATTCTATCTGATGGAGGATAGCCGGCTGGTGTGTAAGGAGGACTACGAGACAGCGAAACAGAACG ATGCTGATGCAGAAGCTGGAGCAAAGCGACCTCGTACTACTATTACAGCCaagcaattagaaacattgaagaaTGCATACAAAACCTCTCCGAAACCAGCTCGCCATGTGAGAGAACAGCTCTCTTCAGAGACGGGGCTTGACATGAGAGTTGTACAG GTTTGGTTCCAGAACAGAAGAGCCAAGGAAAAGCGGTTGAAGAAGGATGCGGGCAGACACAGATGGGGGCAGTATTATAAGAATGTGAAGAGAAGCCGTGGAGGAGCAAAGAATGGGAAAGAAAGCTCGGTGGAGGAAGGGGGTCTCAGTGACAGTGAGCTGAGTTTCAGAG ATGATCAGATCCTCTCTGAACTGGGTCACACTAATGGAATTTACAGTGGTGTGAGTGAAATGACTGGCAGACAGTTACTGAATGGCAGTTTCACTGTCGATGGCATTGGGCAACAGTACCACGACCTGCGAGCTAGCAGCCCCTACGGAATCCCTCAGTCCCCATCGTCTATAgcctctgccccttcacacacTCCCTTACTGAACAGCCTTGGCTATATTGACAATAATTTGGGGATTATAGCACAAGGAGGACAGGGAATGAGCCATGCCCTGAGAATGATGACAGGCGGTCCTACTTCTGATATCtccacaggcagcagtgctggttACCCAGACTTTCCAACAAGTCCTGCTTCATGGCTTGACGACATGGACCATCCTCAGTTTTAA